The Clostridioides sp. ES-S-0010-02 genome window below encodes:
- a CDS encoding valine--tRNA ligase, protein MENTNLSKTYNPKDFEARLYKKWMDEGYFKSKPNPDKKPFTIMMPPPNITGQLHMGHALDHTLQDILIRWKRMDGYEAFWLPGTDHASIATEVKVVERIKKEEGKTKYEIGREEFLKRAWAWRDEFGGKIVNQLKQLGDSCDWDKERFTMDEGCNEAVIEFFVNLYEKGHIYRGNRIINWCPDCKTTLSDAEVEHEEQDGNFYHIKYPLKDSEDFLEIATTRPETMIGDTGIAVNPEDDRYKHLIGKTAILPLVGRELPIVADSYVDLEFGTGAVKMTPAHDPNDFEVGLRHNLEQLNTMNEDGTMNEVCGKYEGMDRFECRKAIIADLKEQGYLIKIKEHNHNVGTCYRCHTVIEPRLSEQWFVKMEELAKPAIEILKKGELEFVPDKFDKTYLQWLENIRDWCISRQLWWGHQIPAYYCQECGEIVVAKKMPDKCPKCGSTHFKQDEDALDTWFSSALWPFSTLGWPNKTDALDYYYPTSVLVTGYDIIFFWVVRMAFAGMFCMNEKPFDHVLVHGLVRDSQGRKMSKSLGNGIDPLEIIEQYGADALRFTLTTGNSPGNDMRFYMERVEFARNFANKLWNASRFVFMNIDEEIIKNINRENVKDNLTLADKWIISRANNIVKEATNNMDKFDLGIALQKIYDFTWSEYCDWYIEMVKPRLYGDDTDAKSAALYTLTYVLEKILKLLHPYMPFITEEIYTHLPTVEGCIIVSEWPKYNEEDNMVDEEEMMSLLMEGIRSIRNVRAEMNVPPSKKAKLIIVPSEDKIETIELGKDYFITLASASTVEIAKDKSNVPEDAVGVVIDGVEIFIPLNELVDFEKEIERLSKEMKKLEGEIKRVNGKLANQGFLAKAPESLIEEEKAKKEKFEEMIKSVEERLANLKTKVK, encoded by the coding sequence ATGGAAAATACGAACTTATCAAAAACTTATAATCCTAAAGATTTTGAGGCTAGGCTATATAAAAAATGGATGGATGAAGGGTATTTTAAATCTAAACCAAACCCAGATAAAAAACCATTTACAATAATGATGCCGCCTCCAAATATAACAGGTCAATTGCACATGGGACATGCTCTTGACCATACTCTTCAAGATATACTTATTAGATGGAAACGTATGGATGGATATGAAGCTTTTTGGCTTCCAGGAACTGACCATGCTTCTATAGCAACTGAAGTTAAAGTTGTTGAAAGAATAAAAAAAGAAGAAGGTAAGACTAAATACGAAATAGGAAGAGAAGAATTTTTGAAGAGAGCTTGGGCATGGAGAGACGAATTTGGAGGAAAAATAGTTAATCAGCTTAAACAATTAGGAGATTCTTGTGATTGGGATAAAGAAAGATTTACTATGGATGAAGGTTGCAATGAAGCAGTTATAGAGTTCTTTGTAAACCTATATGAAAAAGGACATATATATAGAGGGAATAGAATAATAAACTGGTGTCCAGACTGTAAAACTACTTTATCAGATGCAGAAGTTGAGCATGAAGAGCAGGATGGAAACTTTTATCATATAAAATATCCATTAAAAGATAGTGAAGACTTCTTGGAAATAGCTACTACTAGACCTGAAACAATGATAGGGGATACTGGTATAGCTGTAAATCCAGAAGATGATAGATACAAACACTTAATAGGAAAAACAGCAATACTTCCATTAGTAGGAAGAGAACTTCCAATAGTTGCAGATAGTTATGTAGATTTAGAGTTTGGAACTGGTGCTGTTAAGATGACTCCAGCTCATGACCCTAACGATTTTGAAGTAGGTTTAAGACATAATCTTGAGCAATTAAATACAATGAATGAAGATGGAACTATGAACGAAGTTTGTGGAAAATATGAAGGTATGGATAGATTTGAGTGTAGAAAAGCCATCATAGCAGACTTAAAAGAACAAGGATATCTAATCAAGATAAAAGAGCATAATCACAATGTAGGAACTTGTTATAGATGCCATACAGTAATTGAGCCTAGATTATCAGAGCAATGGTTTGTTAAGATGGAAGAACTTGCAAAACCAGCTATAGAGATTCTTAAAAAAGGAGAATTAGAATTTGTTCCAGATAAATTTGATAAAACTTATTTACAATGGTTAGAAAATATAAGAGATTGGTGTATATCAAGACAATTATGGTGGGGTCATCAAATACCAGCTTACTATTGTCAAGAGTGTGGAGAAATAGTAGTTGCTAAAAAGATGCCAGATAAATGTCCTAAATGTGGAAGCACTCATTTTAAACAAGATGAAGACGCACTAGATACTTGGTTTAGTTCTGCATTATGGCCTTTCTCTACCCTAGGATGGCCAAATAAGACAGATGCATTAGATTATTATTATCCAACAAGTGTACTTGTTACAGGATACGATATAATATTCTTCTGGGTAGTTAGAATGGCATTTGCAGGTATGTTCTGTATGAATGAAAAACCATTTGACCATGTACTAGTTCATGGCTTAGTAAGAGACTCTCAAGGTAGAAAAATGAGTAAATCTTTAGGAAATGGTATCGACCCATTAGAAATAATCGAGCAATATGGAGCTGATGCACTAAGATTTACATTAACAACTGGAAATTCCCCAGGAAATGATATGAGATTCTATATGGAAAGAGTAGAATTTGCTAGAAACTTTGCTAATAAATTGTGGAATGCATCAAGATTTGTATTTATGAATATTGATGAGGAGATAATTAAGAATATAAATAGAGAAAATGTAAAAGATAATTTAACTCTAGCTGACAAATGGATAATATCAAGAGCCAATAATATTGTAAAAGAAGCTACTAATAATATGGATAAATTTGATTTAGGGATAGCATTACAAAAGATATATGATTTTACTTGGTCAGAATACTGTGACTGGTATATTGAAATGGTAAAACCTAGATTATATGGAGACGATACAGATGCTAAGTCTGCTGCTTTATATACATTAACTTATGTACTTGAAAAAATATTAAAATTACTACATCCATATATGCCATTTATAACAGAGGAAATATACACTCATCTTCCTACTGTTGAAGGTTGTATAATAGTATCTGAATGGCCAAAATATAATGAAGAAGATAATATGGTTGATGAAGAAGAAATGATGAGTTTATTAATGGAAGGTATAAGAAGTATAAGAAATGTGAGAGCAGAAATGAATGTACCACCTTCTAAGAAGGCTAAATTAATAATAGTACCAAGTGAAGATAAAATAGAAACTATTGAACTTGGTAAGGATTATTTTATAACTTTAGCATCTGCTTCAACTGTTGAGATAGCAAAAGACAAATCAAATGTACCAGAAGATGCAGTTGGTGTAGTTATTGATGGTGTTGAAATATTCATACCTCTTAATGAATTAGTTGACTTTGAAAAAGAAATTGAAAGGCTATCTAAAGAAATGAAAAAGTTAGAGGGAGAGATAAAGAGAGTTAATGGAAAACTTGCAAATCAAGGATTCTTAGCAAAAGCTCCTGAAAGCTTAATAGAAGAAGAAAAAGCTAAAAAAGAAAAATTTGAAGAAATGATTAAATCTGTTGAGGAAAGATTAGCAAATTTAAAAACTAAAGTAAAATAA
- a CDS encoding AzlD domain-containing protein — MNNNYIIIVILGMAIVTYIPRILPMIIFSKNDMPESIKDIMKFIPIAILSSLIAKDIFFNGDNLYLSFTNPKIISSIIVLLVAYKFKSIAVSIAVGAISIFLFGIIL; from the coding sequence ATGAATAATAACTACATAATTATAGTTATCTTAGGCATGGCAATTGTTACTTATATTCCAAGAATTTTACCTATGATAATATTCTCAAAAAATGATATGCCTGAATCTATTAAAGATATCATGAAATTTATACCTATTGCTATACTTAGTTCACTAATAGCAAAAGATATTTTCTTTAATGGAGATAATCTATACCTTTCATTTACTAATCCTAAGATTATTTCAAGCATAATAGTACTATTAGTAGCTTATAAATTTAAATCTATTGCAGTATCAATAGCTGTAGGTGCAATATCCATATTTTTATTTGGAATTATATTATAA
- a CDS encoding iron hydrogenase, whose product MNTINDNSKILERYKMKLFGELVKAVWNEDTEDIENLPEKILSEELNENLDSHFDNQFDKDTMVNLIRVTMGLDVTGDTDKNLKDALHEAVNLDEVKRPIISIISDACKYCDENNKEDESCNIRNKHINCNEEDTCSACGDCVSRCKLGAISDKIEFIPMIKLLKDIKSPVYAIVAPAFVGQFGKDVSPGKLRTALKKIGFEDMIEVALAADMLTAKEAYDYYEHMKKDEEGCFITSCCCPIWVSLIQNSFPQILDKVSPSVSPMIACGRAVKILNPEAKVVFIGPCMAKKKEAMLEDIKDAVDFVLTFKELQEIFDALELNPAVMDESNRVEASLSGRVYARTGGVSKAVKLSVRRIDKNIKFKEKAFEGTKECMDGLKKVLNKEIEATFIEGMGCVGGCVGGPKRILSVEEGTKNVDEYSESTNMETPFDNLNVLQFLTSMGIKRVESLGEKEEEQVKKIFSRDIKSNKKDNKYKK is encoded by the coding sequence ATGAATACTATAAATGATAATTCTAAAATATTAGAAAGATACAAAATGAAGCTTTTTGGAGAACTTGTAAAGGCAGTATGGAATGAGGATACAGAAGATATTGAAAACTTGCCTGAAAAAATTTTAAGTGAAGAGTTAAACGAAAATTTAGATAGTCATTTTGATAATCAATTTGACAAAGATACTATGGTGAATTTAATCAGGGTAACTATGGGATTGGATGTAACAGGAGATACAGATAAAAACCTAAAAGATGCATTGCACGAAGCTGTAAATTTGGATGAAGTAAAAAGACCAATAATATCTATAATATCAGATGCTTGTAAATATTGTGATGAAAATAATAAAGAAGATGAGTCATGCAATATAAGAAATAAGCATATTAATTGTAATGAGGAAGATACATGTAGTGCCTGTGGTGATTGTGTGTCAAGATGTAAATTAGGTGCGATATCAGATAAGATTGAATTCATACCAATGATAAAGCTATTAAAAGATATAAAGAGTCCCGTATATGCAATAGTCGCACCAGCTTTTGTAGGTCAATTTGGAAAAGATGTAAGTCCTGGTAAGTTAAGAACTGCATTAAAAAAGATAGGATTTGAAGATATGATAGAAGTTGCTTTAGCAGCAGATATGCTTACTGCAAAAGAAGCATATGACTATTATGAGCATATGAAAAAGGACGAAGAAGGATGCTTTATAACTAGTTGCTGTTGCCCTATTTGGGTTAGCTTAATACAAAATAGTTTTCCTCAAATATTAGATAAGGTATCACCATCTGTGTCACCTATGATTGCTTGTGGTAGAGCTGTAAAGATTTTAAATCCAGAGGCTAAAGTTGTATTTATAGGCCCTTGTATGGCAAAGAAGAAAGAAGCAATGTTGGAAGATATAAAGGATGCAGTTGATTTTGTACTTACGTTTAAAGAATTACAGGAAATATTTGATGCATTAGAACTAAATCCAGCAGTAATGGATGAAAGTAATAGAGTAGAAGCATCTCTTTCAGGTAGAGTTTATGCTAGAACAGGGGGTGTAAGTAAAGCAGTCAAATTATCAGTTAGAAGAATTGATAAAAACATAAAGTTTAAAGAAAAAGCATTTGAAGGAACAAAAGAATGTATGGATGGTCTGAAGAAAGTTTTAAATAAAGAGATAGAGGCTACTTTCATAGAAGGAATGGGCTGCGTAGGAGGTTGTGTGGGAGGTCCTAAGCGTATTTTAAGTGTAGAAGAAGGTACTAAGAATGTTGATGAATACAGTGAAAGTACAAATATGGAAACACCATTTGATAATTTAAATGTTCTACAATTTTTAACTTCTATGGGAATAAAGAGAGTAGAATCATTGGGAGAAAAAGAAGAAGAACAAGTAAAGAAAATATTTAGCAGAGACATAAAAAGTAATAAGAAGGACAATAAATATAAAAAATAA
- a CDS encoding S8 family serine peptidase, with protein MENICDMNNKVKVAVLDTGIDKEHDYLKDNLVGGIAFECMHDYIFISDKFDDEDGHGTACASIIKKEYEDVELFVIKVLGKDSIANIKVLEEALKYLLDTNIRLINLSLSVIGVESVKGLFEVCYELFRKGKIIVCSLANNFDLSYPAMFNNVIGVRASTLDIENSFWYNKKYDVQCVMDSNSYISCDINNSFRLPPKCNSYVAAKFTGKIAKILSEEPNITVSALNKKLESLATKNCWSSRDLDKYSRIPDFKVDLYDKENALLMEVADVIRECLNTEAENEKLFQCSLFNKEIGLVYDNCFNLLEKLEKRFDLKFNYMDISKYDLVSIYTLTELVERYKNTKNK; from the coding sequence ATGGAGAATATATGTGATATGAATAATAAAGTTAAGGTTGCAGTATTAGATACAGGAATAGATAAAGAACATGATTACTTAAAAGATAACTTAGTTGGAGGAATTGCTTTTGAATGTATGCATGACTATATCTTTATATCAGACAAATTTGATGATGAGGATGGTCATGGAACTGCTTGTGCATCAATAATAAAAAAGGAGTATGAAGATGTAGAACTATTTGTGATAAAAGTTTTAGGTAAAGATAGTATTGCAAATATAAAGGTTCTTGAAGAGGCATTAAAATACCTTTTGGATACTAATATAAGACTGATTAACTTAAGTTTATCAGTTATAGGTGTAGAAAGTGTTAAAGGTTTATTTGAAGTTTGCTATGAATTGTTTAGAAAAGGAAAGATAATAGTATGTTCCTTAGCCAATAACTTTGACTTGAGTTATCCAGCTATGTTTAACAATGTTATAGGTGTAAGGGCTTCTACTTTAGATATAGAGAATTCTTTTTGGTACAATAAAAAATATGATGTTCAATGTGTTATGGATAGTAATTCATATATAAGTTGTGATATAAATAATTCTTTCAGATTGCCACCAAAATGTAATAGTTATGTAGCTGCAAAATTTACTGGGAAAATAGCTAAAATATTGTCAGAAGAACCAAACATAACAGTATCTGCGTTAAATAAAAAACTTGAGTCTCTAGCAACCAAAAATTGTTGGAGTAGTCGTGATTTAGATAAGTATAGTAGGATTCCAGATTTTAAAGTGGATTTATATGATAAGGAAAATGCTCTGCTTATGGAAGTTGCGGATGTTATTAGAGAGTGTTTAAATACTGAAGCTGAGAATGAAAAATTATTTCAATGTAGTCTTTTTAATAAAGAGATAGGATTAGTTTATGATAATTGTTTTAATCTATTAGAAAAATTAGAGAAAAGATTTGATTTGAAATTTAATTATATGGATATATCAAAATATGACTTAGTTTCAATATATACATTAACTGAATTAGTAGAAAGATATAAAAATACAAAAAATAAATAA
- a CDS encoding polysaccharide deacetylase has product MKIKDNKTVFHVIIRVFLVAVLILTGTLLEEKINNVPVENLNTKDKTTLELLSQNNTLGEIIYKTSQEERKGPGATSEKVAYITIDDGPSKYTNALLDILKENDVKATFFMLNQNMKNHKEEVKRVLEEQNSIGFHSVSHDIHKLYKSPEVTVGEFDTCNKTLQDITGQSSKLIRLPYGSKPYMPEGSYDKLMANNYLIWDWNLDTQDWKSSTSQIVSNILYYGRKRDELVVLIHEKEQSVNALNNMIRILKERGYTILPITENVMPKNFWQENL; this is encoded by the coding sequence ATGAAAATTAAAGATAATAAAACTGTTTTTCATGTAATTATACGTGTATTTCTTGTAGCTGTTTTAATTTTAACTGGGACATTATTAGAAGAAAAAATTAACAATGTTCCAGTTGAAAATCTCAATACAAAAGATAAAACTACATTAGAATTACTTTCTCAAAATAACACTTTAGGAGAAATTATATATAAAACATCTCAAGAAGAGAGGAAAGGACCAGGAGCTACATCTGAAAAAGTTGCATACATAACAATAGATGATGGACCATCAAAATATACAAATGCGTTGCTCGATATTTTAAAAGAAAATGATGTCAAAGCGACATTTTTCATGCTTAATCAAAATATGAAAAACCACAAAGAAGAGGTGAAGAGAGTCTTAGAAGAACAAAATTCGATAGGATTTCATAGTGTAAGTCATGATATACATAAGTTGTATAAGAGTCCAGAAGTAACAGTTGGAGAATTTGACACATGTAATAAAACGCTACAGGATATAACTGGTCAAAGCTCAAAGTTAATAAGACTACCATATGGAAGTAAGCCATATATGCCAGAAGGTTCATACGATAAGCTTATGGCAAATAATTACCTAATTTGGGATTGGAATTTAGATACACAAGACTGGAAATCGTCCACAAGTCAAATAGTTAGTAATATTTTATATTATGGAAGAAAAAGAGATGAATTAGTAGTATTAATTCATGAAAAAGAACAAAGTGTAAATGCTTTAAATAATATGATAAGAATTTTAAAAGAGAGAGGATATACTATATTGCCAATTACAGAGAATGTTATGCCTAAAAACTTCTGGCAAGAAAACCTATAG
- the rgaR gene encoding two-component system response regulator RgaR: protein MFRVVICDDEKIQRSILKEFAEKLLSERCLNYQILEFSCGEDLLSKYPEKIDIIFLDIQMKDINGIEVAKKIRKFDEKVEIIFTTAFSEYAPQGYEVRAYRYLVKPIEYSNFAMGVNLCIDNLQRKKERYIVLYNKKGFNRILIDSILYVETVKRDLVVHTSGRDYKANMSMKQAEKLLCENGFFRCHTSFIVNLRRIEDIGDNMITINEKFIPISKYRLKDLKATLTSLLCDIMY, encoded by the coding sequence ATGTTTAGGGTAGTTATATGTGATGACGAGAAAATACAAAGAAGCATACTAAAAGAGTTTGCAGAAAAACTGTTGTCTGAAAGGTGTCTAAATTATCAAATATTGGAATTTTCCTGTGGAGAAGATTTACTCTCCAAATACCCAGAAAAAATTGACATTATATTTTTGGATATCCAAATGAAAGATATTAATGGAATCGAGGTGGCTAAAAAAATAAGAAAATTTGATGAAAAGGTAGAGATTATATTTACGACAGCTTTTTCAGAGTATGCCCCACAAGGTTATGAAGTTCGTGCTTATAGGTATTTAGTAAAACCTATAGAGTATAGTAATTTCGCAATGGGTGTAAATCTTTGTATTGACAACCTTCAAAGAAAGAAGGAGCGTTATATAGTTTTGTACAATAAAAAAGGATTTAACAGAATACTGATAGATTCTATTTTGTATGTTGAAACTGTAAAGAGAGATTTAGTTGTACATACATCAGGTAGAGATTATAAAGCTAATATGAGTATGAAACAAGCGGAAAAGTTATTGTGTGAAAATGGCTTTTTTAGATGTCATACAAGTTTCATTGTTAACTTGAGAAGAATAGAAGATATTGGAGACAATATGATTACTATTAATGAAAAATTTATACCTATTAGTAAGTACAGACTTAAAGATTTAAAAGCAACTTTAACAAGCTTGTTATGTGATATAATGTATTAA
- a CDS encoding AzlC family ABC transporter permease, producing MSKREILKESFLASIPIFLGYIPLGLICGIMLQKSGLPAFYILFMSFIVFAGSSQFVAASMLASNGSITSIILTTFILNLRNFLMSSNLHMHIKNKNMKFLMYFCHGVTDETFAINLEKYTYGNWTDTHALYLNNLCIIVWAVSCFVGAFLGEIVHISDSVAGFLLTAMFITLIVNQIKNKIYVLVSILSILLSVVLYTFFKNSLVIIIASILSALFGFYIQKLTHRKEGNYE from the coding sequence ATGTCAAAAAGAGAAATCTTAAAGGAAAGCTTTCTAGCATCAATCCCAATATTTCTAGGATATATTCCCTTAGGACTTATTTGTGGTATTATGCTTCAAAAATCAGGTCTACCAGCCTTCTATATATTGTTTATGTCATTTATAGTATTTGCTGGTAGCTCACAATTTGTAGCTGCTTCTATGCTCGCTTCAAACGGAAGTATTACTTCAATAATTTTAACTACATTTATATTGAATCTTCGCAACTTCCTAATGAGCTCTAACTTACATATGCACATAAAAAATAAGAACATGAAATTTTTAATGTATTTTTGTCATGGTGTTACAGATGAAACATTTGCTATAAACTTAGAAAAATATACTTATGGAAATTGGACTGATACACATGCTTTATACTTAAATAACCTTTGTATAATAGTATGGGCTGTAAGTTGCTTCGTGGGTGCATTTCTTGGAGAGATTGTTCATATAAGCGATTCTGTTGCTGGCTTTCTGCTGACAGCTATGTTCATTACTCTAATAGTTAATCAAATTAAAAATAAAATATATGTACTTGTTTCTATACTTTCTATATTATTATCAGTAGTTTTATATACTTTCTTTAAGAATAGTTTAGTTATTATAATAGCATCTATTTTATCTGCTTTATTTGGTTTTTATATTCAAAAATTAACACATAGAAAGGAAGGCAACTATGAATAA